One Pyrococcus furiosus DSM 3638 genomic region harbors:
- a CDS encoding RNA-guided endonuclease InsQ/TnpB family protein yields the protein MKLTLKMKMRPLTRSKEWMLEQSIEAFKACVNDWLSAIAQLGEKPNRGNLHRFAYRAIRDKYPQLHSNVVQDAMNLAIEIYRSWLKNGGEFPKFRSDVIYFKGVDVRIENNGLVVPLMGRRVYLPLYVPKKYKKYLQYKHGRVIIKRVDKDWYALVSVNVPEKEPIKPVGTIGVDLGYYNLLVASDEKGRVVMRVQGDILIRHKEHMERLTARRQERLMKKFGIYARTNHKDRRFVNDLNHKIAKALVLKAKQLNRAIVLEKLKGLKKQRRPKLLRKILHLWSYADLIAKIVYKAKLYGVPVIFVSPRGTSKTCSNCGYYVRTFKDDRVFRCPKCGFVADRDYNASINIAKKGLEELRKRTFLPTLKDEASSPQGW from the coding sequence ATGAAGCTCACGCTAAAGATGAAAATGAGACCATTAACAAGGAGCAAAGAATGGATGCTAGAACAATCTATAGAAGCCTTCAAGGCCTGTGTAAATGATTGGCTTAGTGCAATTGCTCAGCTTGGGGAGAAGCCCAACAGGGGCAACCTCCATAGATTTGCTTACAGAGCAATTAGGGACAAATACCCCCAGCTACACAGCAATGTTGTCCAAGATGCCATGAACTTGGCAATCGAAATCTATCGCTCTTGGCTCAAGAACGGAGGAGAATTTCCGAAGTTTCGCTCTGATGTTATTTACTTTAAAGGTGTTGATGTTAGGATAGAAAATAACGGATTGGTTGTCCCTTTAATGGGGAGGAGGGTTTATTTGCCACTATACGTTCCAAAGAAGTACAAGAAGTATCTTCAATACAAACACGGTAGAGTTATTATAAAACGTGTTGACAAAGATTGGTATGCGTTGGTCTCGGTCAATGTTCCAGAAAAAGAACCAATAAAGCCCGTTGGAACAATTGGGGTGGACTTGGGATACTACAACTTGTTGGTGGCAAGCGATGAAAAGGGAAGAGTAGTTATGAGGGTTCAAGGGGACATATTAATAAGGCATAAGGAACATATGGAAAGGTTGACTGCTAGAAGGCAAGAGAGGCTTATGAAAAAGTTCGGCATTTATGCTAGGACAAACCACAAAGACAGGAGGTTTGTCAATGACTTAAACCATAAAATTGCTAAAGCACTTGTTTTAAAGGCAAAGCAGTTGAATAGGGCTATTGTCCTTGAGAAGCTGAAGGGGCTGAAAAAGCAAAGGAGGCCGAAACTATTGAGGAAAATTTTACACCTTTGGAGCTATGCAGACTTGATAGCAAAAATAGTTTACAAGGCAAAGCTATACGGTGTGCCAGTAATTTTTGTAAGCCCGAGAGGGACTTCAAAGACGTGTTCAAACTGCGGTTACTACGTTAGAACTTTCAAAGATGATAGAGTGTTTAGGTGTCCAAAGTGCGGCTTTGTGGCTGATAGGGATTATAATGCCTCAATAAATATTGCGAAAAAAGGTTTGGAAGAATTAAGAAAGCGGACTTTCCTCCCCACCCTAAAGGACGAGGCTTCCAGCCCACAAGGATGGTGA
- a CDS encoding Gfo/Idh/MocA family protein produces MVRFGIISYAHPHALRYAPVIKASRRAKLVAISGDGPNSGVAKLEAKKYGAKFYPTYEELLKDKTIEAVYIATETYKHKEVAIRAAEEGKHILLEKPIALTLEDGKEIIKAARKAGVKLMVPFNPRFTQPLRKAKEMIENNEIGRLEYIYAISEYVKPPMFLEGLDTSWFFDVRKSGGGGFMDTAPHGIDSLFWLTESDPVEVYADIGAKIWGFKVDDIGTALIKFKNGVVTLLTAGWANPKGYPVGLEMKYYIVGDDGFLDIRTAYPDFTVYQDKTEKIYWERADIEGIINSFIDAIQQDKEPPITGEDALKNLAVVLAAYESSKTGKTVKIEI; encoded by the coding sequence ATGGTAAGGTTTGGGATTATAAGCTACGCTCACCCTCACGCGTTGAGGTATGCCCCCGTAATTAAGGCGAGCAGAAGGGCTAAGCTTGTTGCAATATCAGGAGATGGGCCGAACTCTGGAGTTGCAAAGTTAGAAGCTAAGAAGTATGGAGCAAAATTCTATCCAACATATGAAGAATTGTTAAAGGACAAAACAATAGAGGCGGTTTACATTGCTACTGAAACATACAAGCACAAAGAAGTAGCAATAAGAGCTGCAGAAGAGGGCAAGCACATACTCCTAGAAAAGCCAATAGCACTAACTCTAGAGGATGGGAAGGAGATAATAAAAGCGGCAAGAAAAGCTGGAGTTAAGCTAATGGTTCCATTCAATCCCAGGTTCACTCAACCATTAAGAAAGGCCAAAGAAATGATAGAAAACAACGAGATAGGAAGGTTAGAGTACATCTATGCAATTTCAGAGTATGTAAAGCCACCAATGTTCTTAGAGGGCCTAGATACAAGCTGGTTCTTTGACGTAAGGAAGAGTGGAGGAGGAGGCTTCATGGATACGGCACCCCATGGAATAGATTCACTCTTCTGGCTTACGGAGAGTGATCCAGTGGAGGTTTATGCCGACATAGGAGCAAAGATATGGGGATTTAAAGTTGACGACATAGGAACCGCACTCATTAAGTTCAAAAACGGAGTTGTTACCCTACTAACAGCAGGGTGGGCGAATCCGAAAGGATACCCCGTGGGACTAGAGATGAAGTACTACATAGTCGGTGACGATGGGTTCCTTGATATAAGAACAGCTTATCCAGACTTCACAGTATATCAAGACAAGACCGAAAAGATTTACTGGGAGAGGGCAGATATAGAGGGGATAATTAACTCATTTATAGATGCAATTCAGCAAGATAAAGAACCTCCAATAACGGGAGAAGATGCACTCAAGAATTTAGCAGTAGTCCTTGCAGCATATGAATCCTCAAAAACAGGAAAAACAGTAAAGATAGAGATTTAG
- the tpiA gene encoding triose-phosphate isomerase, translated as MAKLKEPIIAINFKTYIEATGKRALEIAKAAEKVYKETGVTIVVAPQLVDLRMIAESVEIPVFAQHIDPIKPGSHTGHVLPEAVKEAGAVGTLLNHSENRMILADLEAAIRRAEEVGLMTMVCSNNPAVSAAVAALNPDYVAVEPPELIGTGIPVSKAKPEVITNTVELVKKVNPEVKVLCGAGISTGEDVKKAIELGTVGVLLASGVTKAKDPEKAIWDLVSGIIKE; from the coding sequence AGGCAACTGGAAAAAGGGCTTTAGAAATAGCAAAGGCCGCTGAAAAAGTGTACAAAGAAACAGGTGTAACAATTGTGGTTGCTCCCCAGCTTGTAGATCTAAGAATGATTGCCGAAAGCGTTGAAATACCTGTATTCGCTCAACATATAGACCCGATAAAACCTGGGAGTCATACTGGACACGTTCTTCCTGAGGCTGTGAAGGAAGCTGGAGCGGTAGGGACTCTCCTCAATCACTCTGAGAATAGAATGATCCTTGCAGATCTCGAGGCTGCAATAAGGAGGGCCGAAGAAGTAGGTCTAATGACAATGGTCTGCTCTAATAATCCTGCTGTATCGGCGGCTGTAGCCGCTTTGAACCCAGATTATGTTGCTGTAGAGCCTCCTGAGTTGATAGGAACTGGTATCCCAGTCAGTAAGGCCAAGCCTGAAGTGATAACCAACACAGTGGAGTTGGTTAAGAAGGTAAATCCTGAGGTTAAGGTTCTTTGTGGAGCTGGAATATCCACGGGAGAAGACGTTAAGAAGGCAATAGAGCTTGGAACGGTAGGGGTTCTTTTAGCAAGTGGAGTAACAAAAGCAAAAGATCCAGAGAAGGCGATATGGGATCTTGTTTCGGGAATAATTAAGGAGTAG